Genomic DNA from Actinomycetota bacterium:
GACCCCGGATCTCTCGCCGTGCTGGGATTCAAAGCGGGGCTATCGGTGGAGTTGAGCGACCTCACACTGGATCCGGCTGCGCCGAATATCGGCGGCAGTGCCCGGCTTACCTTCACCATCACCTCGACGCTCCCAGAAACGCAGCCGGTGATGGTCGACTACGCCGTCCACTATGTAAAAGCCGATGGCAGCACCTCGCCCCAGGTGTTCCGCCTCGGCTCGTTGGAGATGGAGCCCGGCGTGCCGGCGACCTACAGCCGCAAGCTCAGCTTCCGGCAGATGACCACCCGCGTGCACCGGCCGGGCACCCACCGGATAGACGTGCTGACCAACGGCGCAATCGCCGGCTCTCTGGAATTCGAGCTGAGCTAACGGGCGGGTACGAGACCCAGCGGCCCCAATAGCGGGTCGAGCAGGTCGTGCAGCAGGGCGGTTACCGGGTCCTGCGCCGGAACACCGGGAGCGACGAACTGCTCTGTGCCGTTCGCCATGGTGACATCGGGAAACCCGGAGCCTCGCATGTAGTCCAGCATCCGGCTCAGGTTCCCGGCGCCGTTCAACTGACGCCTGGGCGAGTAGGTGCTCAGCACGCCGAACGCCCGGCCCTGCTCGTCGACCAGCCCGGAGCCGGAGTCGCCGGAGATCCCCGGCGGGCCCAGCTGGACGACGTGCGCCATCCCGCCCGCTCCCTGCCGCAGGCTTCTACCGCTCTTGCCGTGCGGCTGGATCCCGGTGTCGCGGATGTGGCTGCCGAAGCCAAAGACCCGCGAGTCGTCGACGACGTTCTGGACCACGCCCGTCGGGCCGCCCGAGAATCTGAGGCTGGGGTTGACCAGCCCGTAGTCGGCCGGGTCGAGCTTCACCAGGGCGAAGTCGTTGTACTGGCACTGGTTGAAGTCGGTCTCGTGCCGCTGGTCCATGGCGATCCATGAGTTGTAGGCGAGGGTGCCCGGCCGGGTAGCTCCGGCGACCCGCACCGGGGTTCCGAGCGGCAGGGAGTTGTTCACGCACCCGTCCAGCGAGCCGGCGTCGTCGTTGCTGGAGCAGTGAGCGGCCTGGCCGAGGTACACGTTGCCGGCGCTGTCGTGGAAGACGAAGTTGGCGGTGCAGATGGCGTGGCCGGTGAAGGTCGCCGCGCCGGGGCGGATGGTGGCGGAGGCGGCGGGGGCCCAGGCCGGGGTTGCAGCGCCGGCTGCAACGGGCGTGACCATCAAAAGAAGGCTTGCGAGAGCGACCAGGATCAAGAGTCGATGCTTCACCGGTTGAGTTCGTCCTTTCCGCAAGAAATCCGCCTCCATCTATGTCACCACGATTCCGGATTTACCCGGTCGAGCAGATTACGCAAGAGCCCTGCCGTTAACCAGGCACCTCCCGACTCCGCAGATGCCAGGTAGCTCGCCACCCGGCCGGCCGCTTCGGGGTCCCCGCGGGCGACCATGATCTCGGCGTGCGCCAGTTCCGCCTGGTACATCGCAAATGGAAAGCCGGCCGCCACTGCCGCCTGAACGTGCGCTTCGGCAGCTTCGAGGTTGCCTCTCGATACCTCGATCCTGGCCATGCCGCCTTCGGCGAAACACAGGAAGGCCGGCAGCCCGGCCGCCACCTCGGCGCACTCGGTAAGGAGCCGCATCGCCTCATTCAGGTCTCCGCCGACCTGGCATGCGTAGCCGAAGTTGAGCAGGGACCCTGAAAGCAGCTCGCGGTGGTTGATGGCCCGGGCGATACGCAAGGCTTCCTCGCCCTCTCTTTTGGACTCATCGATCCGGTCGAGGTCGGCCAGGATCAGGCCTCGTGCCGTCCGGCACCAGCACTCTCCCTCGGCGCTGCCGAGCTGCAGCTCGAGCTCCAGCAACTCGTCGAGTTCGTGAATCGCCTCCTCCAACCGCAGCATCATCCGCAGGCCGAGCGCCCGGAAGGTCACGGTCGGTCCGATGCGTATCAGCTTGCCGGCGTCCCGGAACAGGTCGGCGACCCTCCCCAGAAGCGCCACCCCCTCCGTAAGCTGTCCGGCGTAGACCAGGTTGAGGCCCTGCAGCTCCAAGACGTCGGCCGCGCCGTTCGCATCATCGAGCCGCCGGAACAGCTCCAGAGCCTGCCCGGCAAGAGAGTTCGCCTTGTCGAGGTTCCCGAGGTTTCCTTCGATCATCGTGCCGACGGCAAGGGCGCGGGCTCGGGCGGGAAGATCGGGTCCCGCCTCGGTTAGGGCGAGCTCGACGAGCTCGCCGGCGTGGACGTAGTCGTCGGCACCCGATATGAGCAGAGCCAGCCGGGAGAGCAGCAGCGACCGTGCGGGTCCACTATGGACTCCCGACAGTGCCGTCCGAAGGTCCTCCCGGGCTTCGGCGATCCGGCCGGTTCGAGCCCGGGCCTCCGCCCGAACCTCGAGCAACTCGGCTGCGAGCGCCGGCTCCGGGTCCAGCGCCAGCCCCGACTCGGCCAGCTCCTCCGCCTCTTTCGACGCGTAGCGGTCGAGCGCGCCCCGGCCGGCCTCGGCAAATGCCCGGGCGGCGGCGGGCTTGTCCCCGGCTCCGTCCAGGTGCCGGGCCACCTCCGACCGGTCCGCCCGCTCGCTCTCCAACGCGCCGGCCAGCAAGGCGTGCAAACGGCCCCGCTCCTCCCGGCTCATCTGTCCGGCGACGGCTTCGCCGACCAGGTCGTGGGAGGGCGACCAGCCCTGGTCCCCGAGGCGCACCAAGGTAGCCCGGCCCATCAGCTCCAGATGGTCCAGAACGGCGCTCTCGACGGTGCCGGTAGCCCGCGCCAGAAGCCTGGCGTTCGCCGGGTGGCCGAGCAGCGCCAGGGCCTTGAGCACGCCCGCCGCCGGCGCCGGCAGGGACCCGGCCCGGTCCTCGAAGGACCTTATCCTGCCCCCACGGGCCGCCTCGCGGACGCTGTCGACGGCTGAGGGCGACCGTGCCGACCACCGGTGTCCCGGCTCCGGCGCTACAACCCCGGCCGCGGCCAGGCTCCGGATCAGCTCGGATATCGCCAGTGGGGTGCCGTCGGTCTCCTCCAGGACCACCCAGCCGATCTCGGGGTTGGCGAAGAACCCCGTGATGGTCTCGCCCGGCAGCGCACCGAGCTCGATGGACGCCGCAGCCCTTGGACGCACCTCGTTCATGAAGTTGAGGACGGGCTCCGTAGGCTCACTTGACCGGTAGGCAAGGACCAGGGGCATAGGCTCGACCCGCCGGCACGCCGTGCTCAGGACCGCAAGGCTGGTTGGGTCGCACCACTGCAGGTCGTCGACCACGAGTACAGCTCTCCGGTCGACAACCTCCTGAAGCACTCGAACTGCTCCCTGCACCGCTAGCGCCCGAACGCTCTGCGGGTCGATCACCTCCCCGGCGGGTGGCAGGTCGGCCTGCAGGCCGGGAACCGCCTCTCCCAACGCTCCGGAGACACGTCCCGGCAGGCGTGAAACCGAATCCGGGAACAGCGCCACCGCCTCCTGGATCAGTGATCGGATCAGGGACCAGGGCTCGTCCCTTTCGGCGGAGAAGGCCCGGCCGTAAAGCACCGGCCGGTCGAGCCGCCGCGCGGCCTCTTTCAGCAACCGGGTCTTACCGGATCCCGGCGGTCCGTGGACCAGGACGATTCCTTCGCCGGATCCGCTCAACGACTCGACGATCAAGCCGAGCTCCGCTCCACGACCTGAGAACTCCAGCTCGCTCGGCATCGCAGGAGCCATCGTCTTGGAGTCCATGCCCGGCACCACCACGACCCCGCGAAGCAGGTCCCGCTCCAGGTCGCCGACCCCCGCCGGCGGGTCGAGGCCGAGCTCGTCCGCCATGCGGATCCGGAAGCTCCGCAAGGTCGCCAGCGCGCCTGCTGTATCACCGGAACCGGCCAGGGAACGGGCCAGCAGCAGGTGGGAGGCTTCCCGCAGCGGCTCGCCGGCGGCCGCCGACCGGGCCAGAGTTACCGCGTCGCCCGCCAGCCCGACCGCCAGGGAGGCGGCGGAAGCACCCTCCAGGGCCTCGAGATGGGCCGCGGCCAGGCAACCCCGGTACTCCTGGGCCCACTCCTCGTAGGCATCCTCCGCCAGCGGGTCTCCCGCCCAGAGGTCCAAGCCGGCCCGAAACTCCTTGAGAGCGGCGCCGTGCCGGCCCTCCTTGAGCAGCCCCCGGCCCAACCGGACCCGCTCCTGGAAGAGCTCCGCATCGACCTTGCAGCCTGCCGTCGGGTGGAACGAGTAGCCTCCCGAGCCGGTCGCGATCAGCGAGGCGTCCCCCAGAGCCCGTCTGATCCGGGCGATCATCACGTTGAGGTTTCGCTCGGGGTCTGCAGGCGCTCTGCCCGGCCACAGAGACTCGGTCAGGTAGTCACGGGTGGTCAGCTGGTCCGGCCGTGTAACCAGAAGACGAAAAAGGGTTCTCGCAAGGCGGCCGTGGAACTCGCTGGGAGGTATCTCTTTGCCTGCCCGCCGAACGGAAAACCGTCCAAGCAGGCGGATATCGAGCCCCGTTGCAGCCAATTTCAGCCCCCCGGACGGCAATAAAACTGCTACATCGGCTCCCTAGTCTTTACCGCGCAGGGGCCTTCCACAAGGCTCATCGGCATCGGACGAGGAGGGAATGGTGCAGACGGCTCAGGAAAATCCCAACGTTGCGCTGCTGGAACGCAGCTACAAGAGCTTCGCTGCGGGCGATGTCCCGGCGGCGCTGGAACTGTTGGGCGACGACATCGTGTTTCACGTCCCGGGCGACAGCCTGCTTGCCGGCGATCACACGGGAAAACCCGCGGTCGGCGCGGCGTTCGGTAGGTTCAAGGAGATGTCCGGCGGGACGTTCAAGCTCCAGCCGCGGGAGATATTCGCCAACGACGACTACGGCACCGTGCTTTCCGAAACCACCGCCGCCCGCCATGGGAAGACGCTTGCGGAGCAGCCGGTTCAGGTCTGGCGGTTCGAGGACGGGGTCCCGGTCGAGATCTGGCTGTACCCCCGCAACCAGAACGCCTTCGACGAGTTCTGGTCATGAAGCGTCTTGTTGTAGTGCTGGCGCTGGCTCTCGTTCTTGCCGGCTGCGAGTCGAAGGCGGCGCAGTCCGAAGCCGACCACGCCACACCGAGGCCGCACCAGGAAGTCCCGGAGGAAGAACACTTCACGCTGCAACCGCAGGACATCCGGTGGATCGACCCGCCCCCGCCGGCGGCTTTTCTGCCCGAGGGGGTAAAGCTTGCGTTCATCGAGGGTGGACCGCCGAACCTGCCGGTGCCCTACACATTCCGGCTGAAGTTCCCCCCGGGATCCAGGCTTATGCCCCACACGCACCCGACCATCGAGAAGCTGACCGTTATCTCGGGGACGCTGCATCAGGGTTTGGGTGAGGTGTTCGACCAGGCGGCATCCGAGTCGGTCCCCGCCGGAGGCTTCTCCTACCGGGCGCCCGGCATTGTGCACTTCGTCTGGTTCGACACCGAGACCGTGTTGCAGTTCAGCGGGAACGGCCCGTTCGGGTTGGAGTACGTGAACCCGGCCGACGACCCCAGGAACCAGAAGTGATCTAGGAGGCGGAGCCGTTCGATTTGGGCGGAGGCCACTGCATGGACTCCGGCGCCGGCGTTTCCGCAGTGGCCACAGGAGGCTTGACCTGGGTGAACTTCACGTCTGCGCCGGGGCCCTTGGCTTCGGGCTTCGGCGCCGGGCTGCTCACCTGCCCGGAGATTATGTTGCCGACGAAGCTTGCCACCGATGTTCCGCCTCGCTTCGGCTGAGCGGAAACGCCGCCCAGGGCCTGGCCGGTCACGGAGTTGACGACCTGTAGAACCGACCGGCCTGCGTCGGAAGCCGCCAGTTTGTCTACATATGGCTTGGCTGCCGAAGCGACCGAGGAGACTATCGTCTCAACCGCGGCGGACTCTGCCAACGAGGCGGGCTTAGTGGACGGTTTCGGGGGAGCCGGCTTCGGGATGACCGTGGTCTGTCCCTCGACCGGTGGAGGAGCGCTTGCCGCAGACTTCGACGCCGATCGGGCTGCCATCTTGTTGGAGCCGACCTCGATGACCTTGTTGGCGCCCTTGATCACGGCTCGGCGGACGATCGGGTTGCTCATGAGAGTGATCAGGGTTGCACCCTTGCCGACATTCTTAGCTTTCATTTTTGCCATGGAGCAAGTGTACCCGTGGCTCGGTTTGACTAATCTTCGGAGGAGGTGCTGCGCAGGCGCTTCAGTTGCCCCCGGGCCTTCTTCGACGCCAGACGGCGCTCCTGGGCGCCCTTGCTGGGTTTGGTCGGCCGCCTCGGCGCCGGAGGCGGGCGAAGAGCGTCGGCCATGATCGACGACAGCCTCGCGATGGCCAGCTCGCGGTTCTGGGCCTGGCTGCGCTCCTCGGAGGCGATGACGTGCAGTTTGCCCTCGCCGTCGAGGCGGCCGGCGAGGTTGCGCATCGCCCGGAGGCGCTGGTGGGGCCCGAGCGCCGGGGAGCCGGTCACGTCGAAGATCACCTCGACCTTCGTGTCCCGGGTGTTGACGTTCTGGCCGCCCGGTCCGCCGCTGCGGGAGAACTTCAGCTGCAGCTCGTTTTCAGGGATGGTCAGCGTGGGCGTGACCCGGATGTCGCTCATCGTTCAAGGGTAGCGGCTACCGATGCTGCCAGCGGCGGTGCAACTCCTCGACCAGCTCCGGGGTCAACCTCTCACCTACCTCCAGACCCAGCGGGTTGGAGAGCACGGTCAGCGGAGCGCCATCGTCGCCGTAACTGTCGACCACCAGGTCGGCGCCCTCCAGCGACTCGATGGAGGCGTACTCACCCCGAACCGCAAGGCACGGCCCGCCCGTGGCCCTGGCCGAGCGCACGCCGTTCTTGGAGTCCTCCACCATCACCACCTGATCCGGCTCCAGCTCGAGGCGGCGAAGCGCCTCCTGGAACAGGTCGGGCGCGGGCTTGAGGTTCTCCACGTCGTTGCCGGTGACGACGACCTCGAACGGCTTGAAGCCGCCGTCGTCGCTCAGGTGTTTGACCAGCGGGTGGACCCAGTTGTTGGTGCCGGTCGTAGCAACTGCCGTGCGGAAGCCGGCCTCCTGGATCGACTTTATGAACCGGTAGACGCCGGCCCGGCCGGGAATCTCGCCGGCCAGGATGGTGTCGACGAACAGCTGGGTTTTGCTCGGGTGCAGCTTTTTGGCAACCTCGCGGGCTTCGTCCAGGTCGTAGTTCTCGTACTCGTTCAGGTAGCGGGCGATTCGGCGGTCGCCTCCGGTGGTCTTGACGAGCTCCCGGTAGAGCTCGTCGCTCCAGCTGTAGGAGTACCCCTCCTGGGCGAACGCCTTGTTGAATGCAACCCGGTGGCCGTGCCGTTCGGTCTCGGCCAGGGTTCCGTCTACGTCGAAGACGACTGCTTCAAGTGGTTTTGTCATGAGCTAGAGACTAATCGTAGGCGGCCTCCAGCCACCAACGGCCCTCCTCGAACGCCACCAGGTAGGCGTTGTTGTCGGCGCACGCCACCTGCATCCGCACCAGTTGCCGGCTGGCCTTGGGGTCCCACCACCTCTCGTTGACCGGCCACGGGCCCGCCCAACCGGTGACCTCCAGACGCCGGGCGCCCAGGGTGACGGTGGTGGGGCTGGCGGACAGCCGGTCGCCGGCGACCCCGAGCGCTTTGCCGCTGCCGTCCAGCACCCCGACCCTTTTTCGATCGGAGTACACCAGCGCCGGCGACGGAGCGGGGACGTTTCCCGGCCAGGGGGCCTCGGCCAGGAACTCGGGGACCGCGGAGCGGTTGAGCAGGTCGACCGCGTCGGCGGGGACCAGGCGGAATTTTTCGTCCGGCCCCCGGCCGCCCTTGTACTCGGGGACCACGACAGCCTCGGGGCCGAGCAGGCCCTGCAGCCGGGCGATGCCCCGTGCGGCCCGGCGGCCGGGCTCGGTCTGGCCGCCCCAGAAGCTGAGCTGCACGCCCGGGTGGGCGGTGACCTCCTCCGGGACGATCGTGATCTTCGCCAGGGCGCTGCCCGGCCGGGCGTTGGAGGACCCGGTGGCCGCTCCGGCTGCGTCGCCCGAGCCGCCGGTGAGCCACCCGTCGAGCTGCCAGCGCATCCGCTGGGCGATGGCGCCCGGGCTGAACCCGCCGTCCAGCCGCCAGGTGCGGGAGAAGGTCTGGCCGTCCTCGGTGGTGGCCTCGATGACCACCTTGTTGCACGCCAGCCCCTCGGCCTCGAGCTGCCCGGCGAGCCGGTCGGCCAGCCCCTTTCCGGTAAAGACGGCGATGTCGGAGCGGTCGGTGGGCGGGTCCAGCTCCTCGCTGAGCTCCGTAAGCATCCGGTTGTCGCGGGGGACGAAACGGTGCTCGTCGGCCCCGGCTGCCTGGCGGTGGGCCTCGACTCCGTCGTACCCGAAGCGGCCGAGGACGTCGGCGCTGGGGATGGCGGCGAACGCCCCCAGGGTCTTAAGGCCCAGCCGGCGGAGCAGGTCGGCAAGGTCCGGGCGGCCCAGCAGCGACACCGGCTGGGGGGCCAGGAACTCGGGCGACGTTCCGGCCTCCACTATCACCGGCTCCCCGGAGCGCAGGCTCTTCCGGGCGGCGGCGGTTGCCGCGAACAGCCCGTCGGCGATCCCCAGGCCGAAGCACCTCTCCTGGCGGACGGTTGCGGTGATGGTCGCTAGCACC
This window encodes:
- a CDS encoding nuclear transport factor 2 family protein, coding for MQTAQENPNVALLERSYKSFAAGDVPAALELLGDDIVFHVPGDSLLAGDHTGKPAVGAAFGRFKEMSGGTFKLQPREIFANDDYGTVLSETTAARHGKTLAEQPVQVWRFEDGVPVEIWLYPRNQNAFDEFWS
- a CDS encoding DNA alkylation repair protein, with amino-acid sequence DPGSLAVLGFKAGLSVELSDLTLDPAAPNIGGSARLTFTITSTLPETQPVMVDYAVHYVKADGSTSPQVFRLGSLEMEPGVPATYSRKLSFRQMTTRVHRPGTHRIDVLTNGAIAGSLEFELS
- a CDS encoding BTAD domain-containing putative transcriptional regulator; the protein is MAATGLDIRLLGRFSVRRAGKEIPPSEFHGRLARTLFRLLVTRPDQLTTRDYLTESLWPGRAPADPERNLNVMIARIRRALGDASLIATGSGGYSFHPTAGCKVDAELFQERVRLGRGLLKEGRHGAALKEFRAGLDLWAGDPLAEDAYEEWAQEYRGCLAAAHLEALEGASAASLAVGLAGDAVTLARSAAAGEPLREASHLLLARSLAGSGDTAGALATLRSFRIRMADELGLDPPAGVGDLERDLLRGVVVVPGMDSKTMAPAMPSELEFSGRGAELGLIVESLSGSGEGIVLVHGPPGSGKTRLLKEAARRLDRPVLYGRAFSAERDEPWSLIRSLIQEAVALFPDSVSRLPGRVSGALGEAVPGLQADLPPAGEVIDPQSVRALAVQGAVRVLQEVVDRRAVLVVDDLQWCDPTSLAVLSTACRRVEPMPLVLAYRSSEPTEPVLNFMNEVRPRAAASIELGALPGETITGFFANPEIGWVVLEETDGTPLAISELIRSLAAAGVVAPEPGHRWSARSPSAVDSVREAARGGRIRSFEDRAGSLPAPAAGVLKALALLGHPANARLLARATGTVESAVLDHLELMGRATLVRLGDQGWSPSHDLVGEAVAGQMSREERGRLHALLAGALESERADRSEVARHLDGAGDKPAAARAFAEAGRGALDRYASKEAEELAESGLALDPEPALAAELLEVRAEARARTGRIAEAREDLRTALSGVHSGPARSLLLSRLALLISGADDYVHAGELVELALTEAGPDLPARARALAVGTMIEGNLGNLDKANSLAGQALELFRRLDDANGAADVLELQGLNLVYAGQLTEGVALLGRVADLFRDAGKLIRIGPTVTFRALGLRMMLRLEEAIHELDELLELELQLGSAEGECWCRTARGLILADLDRIDESKREGEEALRIARAINHRELLSGSLLNFGYACQVGGDLNEAMRLLTECAEVAAGLPAFLCFAEGGMARIEVSRGNLEAAEAHVQAAVAAGFPFAMYQAELAHAEIMVARGDPEAAGRVASYLASAESGGAWLTAGLLRNLLDRVNPESW
- a CDS encoding cupin domain-containing protein encodes the protein MKRLVVVLALALVLAGCESKAAQSEADHATPRPHQEVPEEEHFTLQPQDIRWIDPPPPAAFLPEGVKLAFIEGGPPNLPVPYTFRLKFPPGSRLMPHTHPTIEKLTVISGTLHQGLGEVFDQAASESVPAGGFSYRAPGIVHFVWFDTETVLQFSGNGPFGLEYVNPADDPRNQK
- the arfB gene encoding alternative ribosome rescue aminoacyl-tRNA hydrolase ArfB — translated: MSDIRVTPTLTIPENELQLKFSRSGGPGGQNVNTRDTKVEVIFDVTGSPALGPHQRLRAMRNLAGRLDGEGKLHVIASEERSQAQNRELAIARLSSIMADALRPPPAPRRPTKPSKGAQERRLASKKARGQLKRLRSTSSED
- a CDS encoding serine protease gives rise to the protein MKHRLLILVALASLLLMVTPVAAGAATPAWAPAASATIRPGAATFTGHAICTANFVFHDSAGNVYLGQAAHCSSNDDAGSLDGCVNNSLPLGTPVRVAGATRPGTLAYNSWIAMDQRHETDFNQCQYNDFALVKLDPADYGLVNPSLRFSGGPTGVVQNVVDDSRVFGFGSHIRDTGIQPHGKSGRSLRQGAGGMAHVVQLGPPGISGDSGSGLVDEQGRAFGVLSTYSPRRQLNGAGNLSRMLDYMRGSGFPDVTMANGTEQFVAPGVPAQDPVTALLHDLLDPLLGPLGLVPAR
- a CDS encoding HAD-IA family hydrolase; this translates as MTKPLEAVVFDVDGTLAETERHGHRVAFNKAFAQEGYSYSWSDELYRELVKTTGGDRRIARYLNEYENYDLDEAREVAKKLHPSKTQLFVDTILAGEIPGRAGVYRFIKSIQEAGFRTAVATTGTNNWVHPLVKHLSDDGGFKPFEVVVTGNDVENLKPAPDLFQEALRRLELEPDQVVMVEDSKNGVRSARATGGPCLAVRGEYASIESLEGADLVVDSYGDDGAPLTVLSNPLGLEVGERLTPELVEELHRRWQHR
- a CDS encoding DNA polymerase Y family protein, with product MVESQRVLVLGCPWWPLLAAGVARSTPAVVIEANRVTVGTPSAATAGVTVGLRRREAESRCPTLLTVKPDPAREAREFEKILGALDGFTPFIEILRPGTCLFATKACARYFGGEDSLSAQVLATITATVRQERCFGLGIADGLFAATAAARKSLRSGEPVIVEAGTSPEFLAPQPVSLLGRPDLADLLRRLGLKTLGAFAAIPSADVLGRFGYDGVEAHRQAAGADEHRFVPRDNRMLTELSEELDPPTDRSDIAVFTGKGLADRLAGQLEAEGLACNKVVIEATTEDGQTFSRTWRLDGGFSPGAIAQRMRWQLDGWLTGGSGDAAGAATGSSNARPGSALAKITIVPEEVTAHPGVQLSFWGGQTEPGRRAARGIARLQGLLGPEAVVVPEYKGGRGPDEKFRLVPADAVDLLNRSAVPEFLAEAPWPGNVPAPSPALVYSDRKRVGVLDGSGKALGVAGDRLSASPTTVTLGARRLEVTGWAGPWPVNERWWDPKASRQLVRMQVACADNNAYLVAFEEGRWWLEAAYD